A window of the Cololabis saira isolate AMF1-May2022 chromosome 19, fColSai1.1, whole genome shotgun sequence genome harbors these coding sequences:
- the LOC133419074 gene encoding somatostatin receptor type 2, with the protein MDVSFLFDMDNNQSYVEEHFYFEEHIDGFGITLAILYLVVCIVGLAGNSLVIIAILKLDKMSSSTTVYIFNLALADGLFMVGLPFIAIQNFKNHWAFGNTACKAVMVLDGINQFTSVFCLTAMSVDRFMALADPLRFARWRTPRCAKIISALLWLFSLLTILPMALHFSADRGLCIPDFVSDTWWLAVLSYTFVTGFALPFMVMLTSYTAMLFTLRSQRLRASASNNDANRLEQQVTKMVVAVVVVFGICWLPFYTFNFFSLYQNGLDLALARAFEFVVLLSYSWSCANPILYAFLSDTFRRYFRTLICPMSKSSPSKCNTEWYDLNETTVRDVTIMP; encoded by the coding sequence ATGGATGTCTCCTTTTTATTCGATATGGACAACAATCAGTCCTATGTGGAAGAGCATTTTTACTTTGAAGAACATATTGACGGCTTTGGCATCACACTGGCGATTCTCTACCTTGTGGTTTGCATTGTGGGGCTAGCTGGGAATTCCCTCGTCATCATCGCCATATTGAAATTGGACAAAATGTCATCTTCCACGACAGTGTACATTTTCAACTTAGCTCTGGCTGATGGACTCTTCATGGTTGGTCTCCCTTTCATAGCGATCCAGAACTTCAAGAACCACTGGGCGTTTGGTAACACTGCGTGCAAAGCAGTCATGGTCCTGGACGGCATCAACCAGTTCACCAGCGTGTTCTGTTTGACAGCGATGAGCGTCGACCGCTTCATGGCGTTGGCCGACCCGCTGCGGTTTGCCCGTTGGAGAACGCCGCGCTGCGCCAAGATCATCTCTGCACTGCTGTGGCTCTTCTCCCTCCTCACCATTCTTCCTATGGCACTTCACTTCTCAGCTGATCGAGGCCTATGCATACCAGACTTTGTTTCGGACACCTGGTGGCTCGCCGTCCTCTCGTACACCTTCGTCACGGGCTTCGCCTTGCCGTTTATGGTCATGCTGACCTCCTACACCGCTATGCTGTTCACGCTGCGGTCCCAGAGGCTCCGAGCCTCTGCATCCAACAATGACGCCAACCGACTGGAGCAACAGGTCACCAAGATGGTGGTTGCGGTCGTGGTTGTGTTCGGCATATGCTGGCTGCCGTTTTACACCTTCAACTTCTTCTCCCTCTATCAAAATGGCCTGGACTTGGCTTTAGCCAGGGCTTTTGAGTTTGTGGTCTTGTTGTCATACTCGTGGAGCTGCGCCAACCCCATCCTCTACGCCTTTCTCTCCGACACCTTCAGGAGGTACTTCCGCACCCTGATCTGCCCCATGTCCAAGTCATCTCCCAGCAAGTGCAACACTGAATGGTATGACCTAAATGAAACAACTGTAAGGGATGTCACCATTATGCCATGA